tatgctggtggaggcggaggaggtgccAAGCGTGACGGAAACAGAAGCGGCCGTTAATGCGCTAAAAGGCATCATGGCCCTTCAACCGACGGAAATTCTCGGCCTACCGGAATCGGATGACTTCGACTATGGCGGGGAATATGTGGAGTACTTCGAAGGTGGAGTTTACGAGGATGACGAAGGGGGCTAtgcggaaggggaggaaggtggagtaGTGGATGGGTTACGCagtgaggaaggtggagggggaggcgaAACCGTAATGGAGGAAATGAGGCAAATAGaagtggaacaggaggaggatgtggaagagcaTATAGGtcaagcggaagaagaagaagggcggaTCGAGCAGGAGCAGGGAGTGGAGAATCACGTAGAAGCGGAAGTAGGGGAGCAGCAGGTTGAGGCAGTGGAACGGGAAGGAACAGAAGGGGTAAATCAGAAACAGCAGGAGgggaaagcagaggaagaagcagaaacaaGGCAGCAGGAAGCGGAAAACCAAGTGGATGATTACGagcaggagggaatggaggatatggagagaggagaagaagaggaggaggaggaggaggaggaggaggaggaggagttagaagaagaggaagaaagggaggaaggagatcgagaacaggaggaggaagagagcccGGAGACATCaccaaagaagagagaggagaaggaggaggaggaagaggaaacggagaagaGGGTTGTTTCGGGCGGAGTCCACCAAACGCGCAGCAACCAAGAGGAAACCGAAACAGACGCAACCAAACCACCAAACACAACCACCGCCACAGCCACTGAGGAGACACCTAACCCGAAAACACAACCCCAGACGGCCACCTCAACCGAAACGCAGATTAACGCAACCGAAAAACCGGCGGAGGAGAAGAGCGACAGCCCCCCCAGACCAGGACCGGGGAAGAAACCGAAGAGGCATAAGAGGGGCTTAGAGAGGGAGCTCGAGCAACTGGACTATTGGGGTCGACGCCAGGAGAGGGacgcaaagaggaggaggcgtaccATATCCTCGAAGCTTCTCGGCGCCATAGAGGAGGCGGAATATCTCACCTGGGCCGACCTGCTGCGGAGTTTTGTGCCGTCGTCGCTGCTGTGAGTGTTGACGTTCTGTGTTTGGGGTGTTGCGGGAAGTTGGGATGGCGGGTCAATAatggttttgtttttgtgtttttttttttttttgggggaggtGATATTTTTTGATGGTTGTATAGTTTTGAttagattagtttttttttctctctctctctctctctctctctccccctgtgtGTTTATATACTTGATATGTTGACTTTTTCGTCTTTAATTTTGtggttttaattttgttttttttactttttttttaattattgggagttttaatttgttttttaatttttgggttttaattttttttgggggggggagtttttttttatatatttccttgatatcgttttcctatttccttatttcttttcatttccttcatatttctctactttccttcactctttactCTCTCCCATCTCTATATTTCCGTGCATATACTTTACACTCATATATATTCCTGCACACATTTCATctacatttttctatttctttatttccatagATCTATTTCACATTATTGCTACTgtgtttatctattcatttttatctatttttcctacTCATCAGCATTCACTCTACagttttctctctgtctatttctgtaCGTCTGTTTAATATTATCTCCCCATTATCATCCATATCTCCCTCTGCCTTATATGTGTTTCCTATTTGTATACACATCTGCATTCGCTTTATTATACTTCCCTACATCTTGTTCGTAATATTTTTCTGGGTGTTTTTCGTCTTTGTCAATATATCTTTCCCTTCTGCGTTAGTTCCAGTGCGGAGGAGAGGAGCAGATTGACGCAGCCCGCGCCCACGCCCGGCCCCACACGAGGTAAACAAAACAGTGAGGAGGATAGAACTATATAAATAAGTAAGAGTGTTTGATGTTTGCCAAATTTATTCCTGttctctcatcattatcatcatcttcatctatcACTATTCAGTCCTTCTGTTCTcagggaagagtgaggagagaccAGCCAATCCTCCTGCTGGTGAACCTCAACCAAACGCCCTGGCAGCCCCCTCAGCAGCCCCTTCAGCAGCCCCTTCGACAGCTGAGGAAGTCCAGGAGAAGAagactgaggaaggaggaggagaggagaagaccacagtggagggagagaaagagacagagaaggaggtggaTAAGACTTCTAGACCCCCATCAGACCCCAGTTTGCAAGAGTCCTCAAGTACCGCAAAACCACAGCCTCAGgaggggatggaggtggaggaggggggtaaggcggaggaggaggagaagcaaggggtggaggaggccaaggggatggaggaggaggatgcaaaagcggagatgaggaagaagcggaaggagATTATCATGTCTCCAAGGTCGAGTGAAAAGGAACAGGTGGGTTGATTaggtgtagtagtagaagtagtagtaatagtagtagtagtggtcaccCTTCTCATCACCTTATtaccctccttcatcccctcctacAGGTTGAGGCGTTCCTGCTCTGTCATGAGGAGAACGGCGGAATCCTCCATCTCCTACAGCTATGCCTGGTCACCCTGTACCAGCGACATCGCAACGCCTGGCCCACCGTGCCCGCCAAGCTCTTCACGCAGATCTACCCCAGAGTCAGGTGcgaggaagggacagggaaagggggggagggatagTCGCTTGTTCACTGATGTCTTCTATGTAGTGTGTGTGATatagtgctgggagttttggagagattggaggtaggaaacagtgctcagaaggaaaagactgatggtttggacatgtgaagagagcaggagaggatacagtgctgggagttttggagagattggaggtagaaggaaggagaccactTGGCAGACCTagaaaaacatggagaaggtgtatacaggaagacttggcagtgatgggattggatgagcattggggaggatacagtgctgggagttttggagagattggaggtagaaggaaggagaccagttggcagacctaggaaaatgtggagaaggtgtatacaggaagacttggcattgatgggattggatgagcatcgggcagaagacagagtagaatggaggagagccagaAAGCGTCCAACTGCTCAGGAAAAGTGAAAACGGAcggtaaacgaaatgatgatgatgttgatgttgactgATGTGTTTGCGTTGTCCCAGGAACCACGTGGCTCATAGGTCTGCCCTGAGCTTGAAGGAGGACTGGGGGCGGCTGCAGGAAGACTCCATGCTGTCCCTCACACACTGGGAGCTGGTGGTGAGCCTCTACCACGCCGCCAAGCAGGACACACCACACAGTCGGCTCAGGAACCCCTTCAGCGGCACCTGTGACCACTTGGAGGATGACCTGGTGCACCTGACCCTCATGCTGGGCCGTGGGGATGTGTGGGTTCAGGATGCCCCACAGTTCCACACGCGTCTCCGCTGGCTCCAGGCGCAGGTCAAGGTTAACCAGGACCAGCCAGAGGATGCCGTCAAGTTCCTCGAGCTGCTCCTCCTCGACCTTGAGCGCCTGTCCGAGCCTGGGAAGGAATTCATTGTGGAGTGCGCCAAGGTGGAGGCTGACCTGACCCTCGTGTCTCTCTCCGAGGTCAAACGCCACCTCAACTTCCTGCAGAGGTACGCattagtgactgtttggggttctGTTAGGTCaggtaaatcaacaaagaatgacctcactttgttgtatggaaagtctcattagtaaggaagcatatatgaattttctgacctatagcaactgtttgggattttgttaggtcaggtaaatcaacaaagaatgacctcactttgttgtatagaaagtctcattagtaaggaagcatatatgaatttcctgacctatagcaactgtttggggttttgttaggtcaggtaaatcaacaaagaatgacctcactttgttgtatggaaagtctcattagtaaggaagcatatatgaattttctgaccCGTagcaactgtttggggttttgttaggtaaatcaacaaagaatgacgtccctttgttgtatagaaagtctcattagtaaggaagcatatatgaatttcctgacctatagcaactgtttggggttttgttaggtcaggtaaatcaacaaagaatgacctcactttgttgtatagtcTCATCagcaactgtttggggttttgttaggttattttCCCCTCACCAGCATAGCCTTCATCGTCTCTCCCTCCCGCAGGTCACACATGTTGGAGCAGGTGGTGGACAATTACACCTTCAACCGATATCAGATGGTTGCCGAGCTCCTCACCAGCATCTTCCATGACCCGCCACCCAAGGCAAGGCCCGGCGTGACGCTCCCCACTCGCCAAACCCAACTTGTTATTCTCATGGACTCCCTACTCAGGCTGAAGGACTACAAGGTGGGTATTTAGGGTCATTAAGCTTCAGAACTTCAAGCTGTGCACTGAGAGTCATTGGTTAAGCTTAAGGTCTATAAAAGAAATTATTTATTGAGGAAAACGAGTGATTaaccgtccgctgtgattggcacggattttgccttcactggtagcctggtaacatacacttccaggtctttctctgcctctggtggatagtggagtgtttcccatgtggtattggtgtgctggatatcccttcactggtagcctggtaacatatactcccaggtctttctctgcctctgtggtggatagtggagtgtttcccatgtggtattggtgtgctggatatcccctcccaaggtgcaggactttacatttttcttccttaaattgtagcagccactttttgttccactcctgtggcttggtgatgtcttcttgtaggaaatccagtcaaTGGGTTAAGATGACTGTAACTCCTCAACCAGCTCTCACCTCTCATCTGTATCTCCTTTCCAGCAACCATTCTCTTTACTATTCACCTAATCTGCTATTTCTGCCACAAGGGGGGATGTCTTGAGGTTCCCTTGCCCTGACAGCAGCCCTTTTTGCTCTGTacttcttcctctcaccccaAAAACAACCATaatcctctatctcttttccagCAACCATTCTCTTTACTATTCACCTAATCCGCTATTTCTGCCACAAGGGGGGATGTCTTGGGGTTCCCTTGCCCTGACAGAAGCCCTTTTGCTATGTACTTCTTCCTTTCACCCCAAAAACAACCGTAATCCTCCAGTTATTTCACCAAGCAACCATAACCCTTCATctgccacccacccacacacccacatccaTTTCTCTCTTTACCATCCTCACTACACTATTTCTGCCACAGGGGGTGATGTCCTGGGGCTCCCTTGCCCTGACGGAAGCCCTCAAGAGATTCAATCGGGCtgaggctgaggaggagaagaacaggtGGGCCAAGACACTCATGATCATCACGGACTCCCTCAACACCACCCTGGAGAGAGACATCAACCTGAGTAAGTCCTTAAGGGGGGCATCTAAGGGAATGGTGTAGGTTATCAGGTTATCATATCTTTAATTAAGGTCTATGGTAActttcctctacattctctaatTACTTTCATTATCGCTTATTCTTGCTTgtttttctggtgtgtgtgtgtgtgtgtgtttgtgtgttttattttccctcttccagcCTGAGTAGAGAATGGTCTAGGTTATCAGGTTATCATATCTTTAATTAAGGTCTATGGTGACTACATTCTTTAATTACTTTCATTATTGCTTATTCTTGCTTGTTTttctggtgtgggtgtgtgtgtgtgtgtgtgtgttttattttccctcttccacctttttccaCAACTACATCCTTCATCATCACtcgttctttctcattttctcatttatttgtcatcttcttcccctcttcactacCACACCCCTCATGGTCACCCTCCTTCACAGTGGACAGCCTGAGCGGCGAACGTGTGCTTGAGCTGGTGAACACACTGATCCAGATGTTAGTGGTGCAGCTGGAGAAGCCTCAGAGCGCCCAGGTCCTGCCCTTCGAGACCCTCACGCCCTGGATCCTCCTTCACCGCATGCTGACCCACGAGGAGATGctacagagacaggcagagggcAAGCAGGAAGGGACGTCAGTGGGAACCAGCGCAGAGAACCCCACAGACAGCACGCAGGCCACGGACACCACAGACTCCCCAGAAGACACACAGGGTGGCGAGGGAACGGAGAAAAAGGACTCGTCGGAGGAAGACTCGCCGGGTGACAGCAAGGGGTCCGAGGTGCCGTACCCGTCCACGCTCTTCCTCATCACAGCACACGATGAGTTGGGTAAACATTCCTGGTGCTGTCACGACGAGGGAGTGTTCCTGCTGTACTGCCTGGAGGTGCTGTTGGCGGAGCTGCGGCGCCCCCTGGACAGCCAACACCAACAGCTTCTGCACCACACCCTCGAGCAAGTCTCCTTCTGCCTGTACTCACACCCCTCCAAGAAGTCTAAGCACAAGCATCTGAGGGACCACAGTGTGTCGCAGATCGCCCTGTGCTGGGAGCGAGCCCTGCAGCTGTACCTCTACTACTGCCCCGCCCAGCTGCCAGACTTCCAATCCTCACAGATACCCTCCATCACCGACGATGTGGCCGCCTTCCTTAAGAGGTGAGATGGGGTGTTGGagtctctctttttattttatttatttatttatttatttatttatttttttttttgcatgattCTCACGTGTACTTTGGGAGCGAGGATTATGGGTTACTTATGAATAGAAGGTTTTATTAGTTTACAAGATATACTGCTTCAcaataactctctctccctctcttgccaGGATCCTCGCGCTGTTCCCCGAGGAAAACCGCCCGGACAGCAAGGTGGGCTCCGTGGACGCTTTCATCAAGGGGGAGACCAAGGACTGCAGTGTGCCGGCCGTCTTTCCCCCCACGGATGAGGTGCGCGACTGTCTCTACCTGCTGGGGGACTACTACTTCAAGAACAAGGAGTGGAACAACGCTATCAAGAACTACAAGCTGGATATCGTCATGAACCCAGACCGCCTCGACTCCTGGGCACCCCTCGGTCTGGCCATGAAAGCCATTATGGAGACGCAACTCAACTCCTGTGAGGTgattgaggacgaggaggagttcTTTGCCATGGCCCAGAGAGCAAAACGGTGCTTCTGCCAGGCCCTCAAGCTGGACGAATACCACACTAACCTCTGGGTGGAATTCGGTGGCCTCGTCTACATGGTTCACTCGCACGCCTCACGTCTCCTGAAGCAAGACCTCAACCCGGATATCAGCATTGAGACCTTCGAGATGCTGGAGAAGCTCAAAGGGGAGATGCTGTCCCAGGCCGAGCAGTGCTTCACGCAGGCGCTTAAGATTCAGGAGGAGGGGTGGGACGATGACAGCCTCCCGGACGAGCGTTGGCTGCACTGCTACATGCTTGGGAAGGTCgcggagaagaaggggaaggaccCGGAGGTGATTCTCGAGTACTACATCAAAGCCAGCCAGCACCTCCATCAGATCCAAGCTAAATACCCGGTGAAGATCAACTACAACAGCCCGCAGGAGTACTCGGTTGAAGCCCTGGAAATGTACTATAGGGTCCACGCGTACATCCTCAAATATctgcagatgaaggaagggaagagcgtCGAGAAATCCGTGGCTGATGTCTTTACCAAGGTTCTCGACGACATGGCAAATAGTCCCTTCGTGCTCTGTCAGGAGAAGAAACGGGTCTCCTCGGACACACGCCGGATCGCCACCAAGGACCTGGGCGGCATTTCCAGCAGCAACGTGTGGAGTGAGGTTGGTAGGGCGCCCTTACAGAAGAGACCATCCGAGGAGAAGCCGGTTAACCCTCCAGAGGCCGCGGAAGGGGATAGGACCTCGGAGGATATGGAGAGTGTAGTGAAGGATGTTGTTTATAATATTATCAAGGATGCGGTTGTTAAGTACGAGGAGGGGAGTGGACAGGAGAaggacgtcaccaccaccaccaccaccaccatcaccaccgccgccactgccACAGATCCCGAGGGTAAGTCGAAGGGTAAGGACCGGAGGGAGAGCGATGATGACAttcaggtggtggaggagaaggtcaTTGAGAAGTATgaccacatcaccatcatcacacggTGCATCAACGCCCTCAAACTCTGCCTGGTGAGATTCCCGCAGAACTACAAGGCCCTGTACCGCCTCTCCTACTACAACAACACATCAAAGTTCCACAAGGACGGCAGCCGCGCCAGGAACTACATGCTGGGCTGTGACTTCTGGCAGCGCGTCGGATACATGCCCGTCAATGGCCTCTTCAACGAGCGTAAGGTGTGGATTCAGCAACCCAAGAACTGCAACTTTTTCCACGGCGTCTGGCGGATACCAAACGACGAGGTGGATCGGCCTGGGAGCTTTGCCGCACACATGTACCGCTGTGTGTCGCTCATCCTGGACATCCTCCCGCAGTTAAAGGACTTCTACGCGGTGCTGCAGATAGCGCTGGCCCTCAAGAACTCCCCTGAGAAGGACAAGAAGT
Above is a genomic segment from Eriocheir sinensis breed Jianghai 21 chromosome 7, ASM2467909v1, whole genome shotgun sequence containing:
- the LOC126995232 gene encoding calcineurin-binding protein cabin-1-like, encoding MTRIAALNDWSLGSSEEEDVGPTREALEAQATKSYNEAIRFLAHGDDERAHEHFNAVLQNPYVEKASWPEGAEHRGGSLPQDVALKYSCLKNLGNLATKRGDYERAVKHYLEAVQLDNTEVTLWQRLGATAIKLRDFELALVAFQEGLTINPNHWPCMDQLLSVLFILEMYMDCLGLAITSLAQDPGYVKANAFKDKIFELQPSLVEDAKVFFANSSVLFQTTNYDKTKGEKFIATCESLRPAPKAPRSPAPLPTQRLRTPLQQLTWENLAEALITTYDALVDADGMEFAGRIDVYEALKPQEEEATRTTEEPGPTEQTQQPNREQETRDVTTNRTTNTTNTTTTNSMAVTAKTSDGGDSSRQKQDQGNTTGNGNGSGPIEEGGTSGNVPIANGNLAGGIEEGRTAGNKTPTSDGLEPSTAEVSDNSLTPRRISGRRHTIELGESQDSFRVGEKRRSTDSDTLPTPEDLKGEEGPTRMPEDSPPKDSSANVPKKLRLGIKEEDQSDVKSVFDIGKELDSVGEVSDVPKVSDPLPVGSDALKGEVVESDPKQVESIEKMEEFESEGLGVTSVKPDVESEEKVPVGIIESKEGKDADPESGKVANPPPMGVEKVDIDDVTKHQEPIDATTPPEKENKECHPEKETETKEEMKNLDPVHADGTDEGKKRDSELKERNETISEENLITEKTKNIEEEEERRQEEPQEPPAPDIEPEEEEEEEEEEDVIMRGGGGETDEMMQMEEEVEGMIAEEEEEEEEVEEEGMLVEAEEVPSVTETEAAVNALKGIMALQPTEILGLPESDDFDYGGEYVEYFEGGVYEDDEGGYAEGEEGGVVDGLRSEEGGGGGETVMEEMRQIEVEQEEDVEEHIGQAEEEEGRIEQEQGVENHVEAEVGEQQVEAVEREGTEGVNQKQQEGKAEEEAETRQQEAENQVDDYEQEGMEDMERGEEEEEEEEEEEEEELEEEEEREEGDREQEEEESPETSPKKREEKEEEEEETEKRVVSGGVHQTRSNQEETETDATKPPNTTTATATEETPNPKTQPQTATSTETQINATEKPAEEKSDSPPRPGPGKKPKRHKRGLERELEQLDYWGRRQERDAKRRRRTISSKLLGAIEEAEYLTWADLLRSFVPSSLLSSAEERSRLTQPAPTPGPTRGKSEERPANPPAGEPQPNALAAPSAAPSAAPSTAEEVQEKKTEEGGGEEKTTVEGEKETEKEVDKTSRPPSDPSLQESSSTAKPQPQEGMEVEEGGKAEEEEKQGVEEAKGMEEEDAKAEMRKKRKEIIMSPRSSEKEQVEAFLLCHEENGGILHLLQLCLVTLYQRHRNAWPTVPAKLFTQIYPRVRNHVAHRSALSLKEDWGRLQEDSMLSLTHWELVVSLYHAAKQDTPHSRLRNPFSGTCDHLEDDLVHLTLMLGRGDVWVQDAPQFHTRLRWLQAQVKVNQDQPEDAVKFLELLLLDLERLSEPGKEFIVECAKVEADLTLVSLSEVKRHLNFLQRSHMLEQVVDNYTFNRYQMVAELLTSIFHDPPPKARPGVTLPTRQTQLVILMDSLLRLKDYKGVMSWGSLALTEALKRFNRAEAEEEKNRWAKTLMIITDSLNTTLERDINLMDSLSGERVLELVNTLIQMLVVQLEKPQSAQVLPFETLTPWILLHRMLTHEEMLQRQAEGKQEGTSVGTSAENPTDSTQATDTTDSPEDTQGGEGTEKKDSSEEDSPGDSKGSEVPYPSTLFLITAHDELGKHSWCCHDEGVFLLYCLEVLLAELRRPLDSQHQQLLHHTLEQVSFCLYSHPSKKSKHKHLRDHSVSQIALCWERALQLYLYYCPAQLPDFQSSQIPSITDDVAAFLKRILALFPEENRPDSKVGSVDAFIKGETKDCSVPAVFPPTDEVRDCLYLLGDYYFKNKEWNNAIKNYKLDIVMNPDRLDSWAPLGLAMKAIMETQLNSCEVIEDEEEFFAMAQRAKRCFCQALKLDEYHTNLWVEFGGLVYMVHSHASRLLKQDLNPDISIETFEMLEKLKGEMLSQAEQCFTQALKIQEEGWDDDSLPDERWLHCYMLGKVAEKKGKDPEVILEYYIKASQHLHQIQAKYPVKINYNSPQEYSVEALEMYYRVHAYILKYLQMKEGKSVEKSVADVFTKVLDDMANSPFVLCQEKKRVSSDTRRIATKDLGGISSSNVWSEVGRAPLQKRPSEEKPVNPPEAAEGDRTSEDMESVVKDVVYNIIKDAVVKYEEGSGQEKDVTTTTTTTITTAATATDPEGKSKGKDRRESDDDIQVVEEKVIEKYDHITIITRCINALKLCLVRFPQNYKALYRLSYYNNTSKFHKDGSRARNYMLGCDFWQRVGYMPVNGLFNERKVWIQQPKNCNFFHGVWRIPNDEVDRPGSFAAHMYRCVSLILDILPQLKDFYAVLQIALALKNSPEKDKKYLRDNERELLSEHATQVGLQAMRDKFKFLFKGGSPAHNNRRMTFLLDVYRSYKQISRHLPGSEPHLAKMVTETFAAVRGIEPDNRANLLREADAFCSRNMHMQHRLPQPAAATTTTTTDTQINVTRTSPVVSRRGRPPGSGRGRGRGRGSLYSAQPSPNMIAIQEAYKMYENVVNTRALLNNQSLDRPAIFKYQKDLEYYQNELSRYMSIPSVTQYFRATLESVGIMAKDKLPPPAISKTPSNPTPSPGSVVSGSKATPQAAPSPSTSTAVSTVPQAVTHPQPQPQPAPPPPPPPSQVKSSTLSSITGRPQIHGISITTVSTTKTTNSPVTKPPLKPNMSVTVSPVKSSCPPVLQGRGEISVISVPRPSVTTKPATATPTATHTITAAMKPDPPALTKTPTASPKPISAPSDANTALDLSPAVAKLPPGTTLIPPRDTLPKSTGPRPQLQAQARLAKEQTTDSALDDLSSPLRKVAAELLPSSSGAAASRPSGAPKPVISASTSSPKPALLKGMTITPAPRVKVHSKPVPLPSRTSAPVTTLPSPSSFAGAFSASLAKSSGRPSVGVTSASLSATVIGAEGRRTVATTSQAGKSSRVTQLSPSQLMQLAYGSRESGGNISGLLSQYTKNLARQAAPQPLAAPRQQTPAAPRQQTPAAPRQQTPAAPRQQTPAAPRQQTPATPRQQTPAAPRQQTPAVPRQQTPAMPRQQTPALPRQQTPAVPRQQAPPVPSQQTPAAARQMTPAAPRLQTPVTAPLRAPSGGSSQPARPPLSKPPPPQQQQNKPDQPQRRSSDDIIILD